From the genome of Loxodonta africana isolate mLoxAfr1 chromosome 4, mLoxAfr1.hap2, whole genome shotgun sequence:
TGCGTGTACTACTTCTTCTAATGTATTTTGCTTTAGTATTAGCTATGGGAGACCTGCTGGTACAAGTTAGGCTCTCAGCTGCAAAATGAGAGGCTGGAGATTTGAACCTAtgcagcagctctgctggagaaagacctgggatctgctcctttaaagattacagcctacaagatcctatggggcagttctgctctatcacgtggggtcactatgagttgaaatggactctacagcacctaatgACCACATTAGAAATGCTATAATCTTCTTTCTAAATTGTTCCTTGTTTTATTAAATCATGGCCTTTTTCATCCTGTTCAGTATTTTAACATATTATTACAATCCTTGCTTGTGTGTTTGTTTATCTAGTGTCATGGGTTAAATTGTACCCCCCCCCATCTATcaactaggtcatgattcccttgtatgattgtctactattttatcttctgatgtgatttctctgtgtgttgtaaatcccatcagtATGATGTAAtaggatggattagtggcagttatattgatgaggcctaCAGAATTGGGTAGTGTCTTGAGCTAATCTTTTTTTAAGatacagaagagagaagcaagcagagagacatgggggcctcataccaccatgaaaagcagtgccgggagcagagtgtgtcctttggacctgaggttcctatgctgagacgctcccagatcaagggaagactgatgcatcacaaggaccttcctccatagccaacagagagagaaagccttctcctcgGGCcagcacctgaatttggacttctagcctactggactgtgggagaataaacttctccttgttgaagccatccacttgtggtatttctgttatgactaagacagaatttggtaccaagagtggggtgctgctctaacagatacctaaaatgtggaagaggttttgaaactgtgaatggatcaaaggaagtgaggagaaggtgcatatggtgagaaacagcagcagagaactcACACAGgagagaacctgcagcagcagagaagcagcagggacagagaaccaacagcagcagaaccaggagaccagagcCAGACAGTGCAGGAGCTAACTCATGGAGCGAAAGAGCTGACTGTCTGTGtgaaggaggcttcctggaggagtgtgGTACCTCaaggcacttatcagtagagctacagagatttggaacacttgccccagcaggacagatgtgggcatgaggcccgaggagctgagaggccaggaaacaaggaaaaagaagctaaagagacaaggaacacaagaagccaagctgcctcagtctcaaaaggtatggcctagatctctggggtttcaaagggtggagccatggtctCTGGTATTTTGAAGGGTGGAATCACCACTCAGATAGACTAGAAGAAGGTGCACCTAAAGTCTAGGGAACAGAGTTACCATCCCAGTGGACCTGGGAGGTGGagatgaagcccagggccaagggacttgcactcagaatctggagagtatggccaatacctagagtctggaaggcagggcgattgtataaattgtctcagagaacagaggattattgtcaaagccttgagggctgatgtaatgtgttttgttgacttgcttggtgcctgttatttcttgtttccctccagtttctcccatttgtaagaaaaatgtctagcttgtgcctgttctgccattgtacctttagaagcagataagttgtattctaaatttcacagatgaagagacttttgatataatatgatggggtgaatatgttttacatataCTAATCAGCAGTATTATGCCGTCAGTTTTATGGCTAATGCAATTTTgttccaagattttttttttgttttacccaAGATCATTAAAATATTCTGATAAAGTTTTCAAGAAActttttgaatttttgttttgttttgtttttcacatgtAAGTTTATGATTCTCAAAATAATTGTTGTACATTGTATGATGTAACGGCCAAAGTTCATTTTTTCCGCAAAAGCATCTAGATGTTCTTACTTCACCTCTTACCCACCAACTTGCCCTTGTGTTGTAAACTGAATGATTACTGTGTCTATACACAAATAAAAAtaccaaacaaacctgttgcccttgggtcaattccgactcgtagcaaccctataggacagagtagaactgcctcgtagggctgccaaggagaggctggcaggttctaactgctgacctttttgattggcagctgaactcttaaccactgcaccacctgggctccaactGCACCTGCCCGgtgtgaggtattttcgtaagcagtctatgctaatatttttttgcagcaacatgtaaaaaaactaGCATAGCAAGATCACAAAAATACCTAGAGTGGAGAGAGGGCATGGTaggcaaaaataaaaagtataacacatacattatttgtgtaaaaatgaggAACCTATGTATGAATCTATGGATGAACTTAATCTGTTCCATTGCCTATTTGTCTATATGTCAATATCATGCCATTTTATTTGCTGAAATTTTATATTAATTCTTGAAATCTGAGAATGTTAAGTCCTTTtactctcttctctttcctgaGATTTTCTGGTTCTTCCAGTTACTTTgcatttttataaacattttatgACAATCTTGTCAAATTACACAAAAATACTGTCCAGGCATTTGGAATTTTACTGAGTTAATAGTTCAATTTGGGAAAATTTGTATCTTAACAACATCAAGTCTTCCTATCAGCAGTTTATCAACCATGCAGTATTTCGCTTCTTCACAAACtctataaatattattaaaaaaaaataaaaggaggcCAAACTATATACATGAGAAATCTCTCTGTTTAGGTCTCTTTGATTTCTCTTAGCAATGTTTTCAGTGTAGAGATTTTATAAATCttgtatttgaatttttcttatgtaataatatattttaatatattaaatgGCATGCTTATaaatttccttttcaattttttgttgattttagGAATATAATTGATTTTGTGTATAGACTTTGTATCTACCagtacaaatggctaacatgAAAAATACAATACCAGTTGCTCATAAGGATGCAGAACAACTGAAATTCtcgtacattgctggtgggaatacacaCGTTATCATAAGTTTTAGGAATCCTACCTTTAGCTATTTAGCTAAGTGAAATAAAAGCTTatgttttcaaaacaaaaaaacacatgtATGGAATGTTTAGAGAGACTTTATTGGTAATTTCCACAAACTGGAAACAAACCTATGTTCCTCTGCtaatgagtgaataaacaaattgtagttTGTCCTGAAATAGAACAGCACTCCACAATAACAAGAAATAAGTTACTGATACATAtgacaacatggataaacctcaaagggtgttatgctgagtaaaagaaaCCACATACTATGTGATTTAATTTATGACATTCAGGAAAAGTTAAAAAGTAGGCAAAGAAACCACATTAGTGGTTGACAGGAGCTGTATGTGGGTGAGGAATTGACCACAAATAGGCAGAGGAGAAGTTTTTGAAAAGACGGGACTCTTTGGCATCCTGCTTATGCTGACAGTTTTATTTGATAGAGCATTCGGGGTTGAAAGTATTTtattccccccccttttttttttattgcagcatgttaaaaatgacattttattGTCAGTCCAGAAATACAGGCAAGAATTGTGTCAGTAAATCATAAATAAGAAGCTAGGAAAATCATTTAGAATCAAACCCTAATTGTATGAATATCAAAATTAATAACCTTGAATAAAAAAAGCTCATATAATTTTGTGAAAAAAGAATGAGGTAGTGATCTCAGAACCTACATTATACTGATAAAAGGAGCCTTATTTAGGGAACAACCTCGAGGAGCCAGTGGACAGAGCATATAAATAAGATGTGAAGAAACATCTGTGGCTCAAGCTGGTCCCGTATTTAGTACGGATTCCGGCATCCATTAAAGGTAATTAGTCATGGCCAGTGGCTTCTTAAGCTTATGCTCTCTGGTTTCATTGGGCCTTTTCTGGGAAGGCGCTCACTATTATCTTCACATATTTAATTCTATATGCCAATTCGTAGATAATTCCACTTCTGGGTACCTTCTCTCAAAAGCGTATTTATGCTATTGACCTCACATTTTGGTCAAAACTTTTTGTTCTTCATTGCGCTATATGAAATTAcaagttttatttttgtaaatataatgtccaatataaaatatttccaaaagcgctaaatattttccattctttatacattgctgttgttaggtgccatcgagttggttccaactcatagctaccctatgtacaacaggaggaaacgctgccgggtccttcaccattctcatgattgttgttatgcttgagcccattgttgcagccactgtgacaatccgtctcattgagggtcttcctctttttcactgaccttctactttaccaagcatgatttatACATTATAAATACTTAGAATAAGATGACACACTATATTTTGGGtaatttgttttttctattcAAAATCACataattttttagttttataaattAAATAACACCTGTATTTGGTATATGTAGACTTTCCTAAGGTGTCCCCTGAGGAGATCTTAATGCTGAAATGTGTGTCACTGGAGCTTCACATGCTGTAAAACCAGAGGCTTTGAGACAAAAAATGATTTGCATCCTGATTTCACCTCTGAGTCTATTAAACAATAACATTATTTAACTCAATTGAACTTCAATTTACCTGTCTATggtatgaagataaaataaaatagcttTTGAAATTGATTATTATATGTAATAAAAAGCAATAGATCCTAAGTGGTAGCTGTTGTAATCATTGTCATCATAATACCAAAGGTATAAATACCTTTAATAGCGCTATTACTTCAAGGTTTAAAGTTCATCTTCAGTATTAATCTCACTGGTCCTAAACTGTTCTTTTTCCCTGATATATTGTTTtaagtcaaaaataaaataatctggAATAGTGACAGCCATCACAAAGGCCCTCAAAGCTGGAAGTGGAATGGACAATAAGAGCACtcagttcaaaatatttatttagatgAACTgaatgattttgttttgtttgcaggTTTATTAAGGCTCAGTGTGCTGTGAAGACATGTATTCAGTTATCTGGAAATGTGATATGTTCTCTTATTGACAAATGCTATCCTGATAAATCTCCTTTActagaaaggaaaagaacaaatggTTAAAGATACAATATAGGGACTTCtggtatttttataaaaagttaaTTGCTTTCCGTTTGTGAATTTCTTAACTTCTTTAAAAGCAACGCAATCCTTTTGATTGAGTCATTGAAAGCTTGTTTTACTTGCTTGTTCCTCAGGGTGTAAATGAAGGGATTCAGCATGGGGGAGATGGAAGACGTGAGTACTGTCACACCCTTATTAATGGACACTGattcttttggtgaaggtttGATATAGATGAAAATGCAGCTGCCATAGGTGATGGAAACCACAGTCATGTGGGAAGAGCAGGTAGAAAATGCCTTTTTCCTTTGCTGGGCAGAAGAGAATCGAAGAATAGTCTTGATGATGTAAACATAAGACAGGACAACACATACAAGGGTCGTGATAAAGGTCAGCACAGCACAAACCATGACCACCTGCTCTATGAGCCATGTTTCTGAGCATGAGATCTTTAGGAGAGGGGATGCATCACAGGCAAAATGATCGATGACATTAGAGTCACAGAATTCCAGACTTAGGCCCAGGCTTAGCGGTGGGAGTATGATTAACAAGCCAGCTGTCCAGCAACACAGAATGAGTCTTCTACAGACCTTGTTGTTCATGATGGTCACATAATgtaggggtttgcagatggctatgTATCTGTCATAGGACATGGTggcaagaagaaaaaattctgtaaCAGCAAAGaggtcaataaaaaaaatttgaatgGCACAATTGTCATATGTGATTGTCCTGTCACCTGTCGATATGTTGTAGAGGTAACTGGGAATACAAGCAGATGTAAATGAGATTTccaagaaggagaaattttgtaggaaaaagtacatggcaGTTTTAAGGCGAGAGTCAATGAAGGTGAGGGAGATGATTGTCAGGTTCCCAGTTACACTCAATATATAGGTGAGAAATAGAAAGATAAAAATCACAACCTTCAGTTGTGGGTCATTGCTCAGTCCCAGCAGGATAAAATTGGTTACTGTGTGGTTTCTCATTGTTGACTTATTATACTCAATCTGTAATTCAGAAATATATGAGAAGAGTGATGTTAACATCACATAGCAATAATTTAGAGCTCAACAAATGCTGCAAGCCATCTCACACTAATATTTTATTAAGTTTGGTTATAAACAATATTACAATAGTAGCCTAGGTTCTTTCCTAGGCTACTACTGTAATATTGTTTTTATACtgacgacactgggttttggGAGCCTAGGTTCTGCAgttgtatatttttttaatctcaaggGATATTTTTTCAAAATCAGATCACTTTATCCCTATGACACTGCAACACATTATAAGGTCTTCTTCTTCAATGCTGTTATGctcaatttatattttatttttatctgctCATTGGATTGGGAATACTCGTACAATTATATTGGAGTGCTCACTGAAGCTGAATCCTGAATTAAATCTTAAACTTTTTGACGACTTTAGTGTCTTTCCTTGTAATTTGGTTACAAATAGTTTTTGGCTCACAAAATAGCTTCCTGTATCCATTGTTTAAGATTTTGAATttgatcattattattattttttaaatttatcttttaTTCTTTAAACAAACTCATTCTCAATCATTCCTTCCCCTCTATTTCCCAAATAACTTTCTGTCTAAAATTTATACTCATTACCTCCTGTTGTGTATAACACAGACAGTGTTTCGATGAGAAATTTGTGTAGAGTGCTAAGATATGTTGGGTCCAACATGAATATGGTTGACAACATAATCACaattgttttatgttttcaatCTGTTCAGATAAGATAGGTTTAAAACATTAATCATATCCTCCAAAGACTGCTGCTTTCACTGTGTTTAAGTtttatcatttataaaatggaattaCTGATAGTGTCCTTCATATACTATTGTTGAAAATTTAAacagattatatatataaatatgtacatatgtaGATATATTAGAAAAGCATCTTGTTCATAATGGTTGATAAATATGTTAACAAAACTCGATGACCTGGTTTGTAATGATTTTGCTTTTGTTAGTCAccatccattcacttttcttcacCATATTGTAATCACACCTTTGCCCCAAAGTTTAACAGAGacctcctttttgcttttttcttttttttggttttgatacaATATGAGAAGATTTCTGTGTGGAAAGCATACCCTTGGCCACATTACATCCATAACATTCTCTCATAATTTACcttaacaccacacacacatatttccTTTCACTTGATTGATTTCTAAtttctgggtgtttttttttttttttttgctggcctcttttatgtttatttttcttagtcttctttcttagtttcttttaagttaacaaacatagTCTCAGTGTATATTTTCTTGAAGTCCTAATTCTTTAATCTTCGAAAATGATTTTTCTTCAGAATCTCAGGAATATTGTGAAATTCACCTTAGACAAACAAGTCCACACCTCCGTCCTCTTTCTTCCCCTCTGTTTCTTACAATCAGATTCCTAGATTTTGTGAGGTATTGAACTAATCAGTTTGCATGGATTATTTACCTGGGATAATCTTTCCCCGaaggagccctgacggtgcaatagttaagtgcttgactgctagccaaaaggctggcagttcgaacccaccagttgctctggtaaagaaagatgcagcagtctgtttccataaagatttacaaccttggcaACCTTGGAggtagttctgctttgtcctgcagggtcactacgagttggaattgactctacggcaacaggttattctttcttctgttacTTTGTGCTTTCTCACTTATCTCTGTTTCTCAAAACCCAGTTTTATCTTGGGCAATGGTTTTTAGTTTAAGCATCTATTCTATTGGGAACCTGACAGAATATATGGGCTGGTTGCCATTCATAGCAAGCAATTCTTACTTCTATTTTAGCACTTCTCTGAGAATGCACATTGTTATGAGTTTGGGACATGGTTTTTTAACTAGAATGGGGTCCACAAGGAATACAGTTCcagatgtatatttaaaaaaagagtgaTAATTGACTTCTCCTTGTTTTATCTACCAAGCAGAGGAAAAGTTTTATGTTCATTGATGCTGCTTTTGGTTCCCCAAGGCAACTTTCAATAATATATTAAAACCATAAGCCATGGATTTTGCAGTTCTAAATTTGTGGGAATATCTCctgtacagattttttttttttacttgactaACACAAATTAAATACTACACCAACTACTCAAACATTTTCAAAATTGAATCAGTCCTTCCCCAAAAGGAATATTTCCTCCAATTTTCCTTGAGTACTCCAATTAGTTTATTGTGTGAAAAGTTTAGAATTACTTAAAGATATTCCCTCCATGCTGAGGTGGGAACAGAGTCAGACATGAACACGTATCTAATTCCAGTGTTAAATCTCAGAAATTACAGTCACTATCATAAGGAAAGGGCATGGGCTTGCTCATGGTTTGCTTGAGACTTGGTATGCTCCCATGCAATGTAGGTTCTCATCTGAC
Proteins encoded in this window:
- the LOC100665851 gene encoding olfactory receptor 6C2-like, whose amino-acid sequence is MLTSLFSYISELQIEYNKSTMRNHTVTNFILLGLSNDPQLKVVIFIFLFLTYILSVTGNLTIISLTFIDSRLKTAMYFFLQNFSFLEISFTSACIPSYLYNISTGDRTITYDNCAIQIFFIDLFAVTEFFLLATMSYDRYIAICKPLHYVTIMNNKVCRRLILCCWTAGLLIILPPLSLGLSLEFCDSNVIDHFACDASPLLKISCSETWLIEQVVMVCAVLTFITTLVCVVLSYVYIIKTILRFSSAQQRKKAFSTCSSHMTVVSITYGSCIFIYIKPSPKESVSINKGVTVLTSSISPMLNPFIYTLRNKQVKQAFNDSIKRIALLLKKLRNSQTESN